A stretch of Gossypium hirsutum isolate 1008001.06 chromosome A06, Gossypium_hirsutum_v2.1, whole genome shotgun sequence DNA encodes these proteins:
- the LOC107963188 gene encoding homer protein homolog 3-like gives MHLKLDVEIQKSEAEKLQKRKNEVEEDLESLKTNYKKLRLSMRTAGLGKTSEQWRQEVQEEKTRADQWKKRFQEAQARNEALEKSLSKSKNEKDELRARVAELERSLCLYRNRNSVTELKASLSKIEEMKGKIEELETALQSCEMRIGFLEANEEQWKGQLHHSQDQVRSRDYIMGQAITQIREVADYLQSLVVQVDVLSVKYELESDRGQELASLLRKIKALSVRAKSYL, from the coding sequence ATGCACCTGAAATTGGATGTGGAGATTCAGAAGTCAGAGGCAGAAAAGTTACAGAAAAGGAAGAATGAAGTTGAGGAAGATTTGGAAAGCTTGAAGACAAATTATAAGAAGCTCCGCCTATCGATGAGGACTGCTGGATTAGGAAAGACTTCGGAACAATGGCGCCAAGAAGTTCAAGAAGAAAAGACTAGGGCTGATCAATGGAAAAAGAGGTTCCAAGAGGCTCAAGCTCGGAATGAAGCCTTGGAGAAAAGTTTGTCAAAGAGTAAGAATGAAAAGGATGAATTAAGAGCCAGAGTAGCGGAACTTGAGAGATCTCTATGTTTATACCGGAATCGCAATTCTGTGACAGAGTTGAAAGCAAGCTTAAGTAAGATCGAGGAGatgaaagggaaaatagaagagTTAGAGACGGCATTGCAAAGTTGTGAAATGAGGATTGGGTTCTTGGAAGCAAATGAGGAGCAATGGAAGGGTCAGCTTCATCATTCTCAAGACCAAGTTAGAAGCAGGGATTACATCATGGGACAAGCTATAACACAAATTCGAGAAGTAGCAGATTACTTGCAGTCTTTGGTGGTGCAAGTAGACGTATTAAGTGTGAAGTATGAGTTGGAGTCAGATAGGGGACAGGAACTAGCTTCATTGCTTAGGAAAATTAAGGCCCTGAGTGTTAGGGCGAAGTCGTATTTGTAA
- the LOC107963187 gene encoding uncharacterized protein yields MGRVDKGKHPMDNVGENNEDPQYPPGFTPTHVQIQPKINLQKPSVTIRPQQYNPSNNSNNPRVPDLDEVAKEERAKAESQKQLEERCKWLEEKVRVMEGVDGHPGIDAKDLSLGPDLVLPYKFRMSEFEKYNGTSYPEAHITMFCRRMRGYVHNDQLLIHCFQDSLVGIAAKWYNQLSQNKISSWRDLAQAFMKQYSHVTNIAPDRISLQNMEKKPNKSFKQYAQRKREMAIQVQPPLLEKETTMLFINTLKAPFITHMLGSATKSFANVVMRGEMIENATRNGRIDAGESAKRSVPRKKENEVNIANVGYSKSVTVSQLKAVTIGQGSSRQESGTRQNNEKIQFTPIPMTYKELYQSLFNAHVVAPFYLKPLQPWFPKWYDANAQCEYHAGIVGHSIENCTTFKKLVERFIQMGIVKFDSAPSTENPLPNHTDNGVNAIDGGIGKMTNRDVSEVKNSFETSLERDGKKRGLMDSIVIQGLMDSKEIEFYEEVTEEEYICASESVWLT; encoded by the exons ATGGGAAGAGTGGATAAGGGAAAACATCCTATGGACAATGTTGGAGAAAATAATGAAGACCCTCAATATCCTCCCGGCTTCACTCCTACACATGTGCAGATACAGCCTAAGATTAATTTGCAGAAACCATCTGTTACGATCAGGCCTCAGCA GTATAATCCCAGTAACAACTCAAATAATCCAAGGGTCCCTGATTTGGATGAAGTTGCGAAAGAGGAAAGAGCAAAGGCAGAGTCACAAAAGCAGTTAGAAGAACGGTgtaaatggctggaggaaaagGTTAGAGTAATGGAAGGTGTTGATGGACACCCGGGAATTGATGCAAAAGATCTAAGTTTGGGCCCAGACTTAGTACTTCCATACAAGTTCAGGATGtcagaatttgagaaatataatggaaCGAGCTAtcctgaagctcatatcactatgttttgCAGAAGAATGAGGGGGTATGTTCATAACGATCAATTGTtgattcattgcttccaagacagtttggTAGGAATAGCTGCTAAATGGTATAATCAGTTGAGTCAAAACAAaattagttcatggagagatttAGCACAGGCGTTCATGAAGCAATACAGCCATGTGACAAATATAGCTCCCGATAGGATTTCTCTgcagaatatggagaagaaaccAAATAAAAGTTTTAAGCAGTATGCACAGAGAAAGAGGGAAATGGCCATtcaagttcagccaccgctctTGGAGAAAGAAACTACGATGCTCTTTATTAACACCTTAAAGGCTCCGTTTATAACTCATATGCTAGGAAGTGCCACGAAGAGCTTTGCGAATGTGGTCATGAGaggagaaatgattgagaatgccacaAGAAATGGAAGGATAGATGCAGGAGAAAGTGCTAAAAGGTCTGTGCCACGGAAAAAAGAGAATGAGGTGAACATTGCGAATGTGGGATATTCAAAGTCTGTTACTGTAAGTCAACTAAAAGCGGTAACTATTGGTCAGGGTTCATCAAGGCAAGAGTCGGGAACCAGGCAGAATAATGAGAAGATTCAGTTTACACCAATTCCCATGACATACAAAGAGTTATATCAAAGTTTGTTCAATGCACATGTGGtggcacctttttacttaaagccATTACAACCTTGGTTTCCTAAATGGTACGATGCTAATGCTCAATGTGAGTATCACGCAGGAATTGTAGGTCATTCGATAGAAAATTGCACTACTTTTAAGAAGCTGGTTGAGAGATTTATCCAGATGGGCATTGTGAAATTTGATAGTGCGCCCAGTACTGAAAATCCGCTACCTAATCATACTGATAACGGGGTAAATGCAATAGATGGAGGTATTGGAAAAATGACCAATAGGGATGTTTCAGAAGTAAAAAACTCCTTTGAGACGAGTTTGGAAAGAGATGGCAAGAAGAGG GGCTTGATGGACAGCATTGTTATTCAGGGCCTGATGGACAGCAAAGAAATCGAGTTTTATGAAGAGGTTACAGAGGAAGAGTATATATGTGCGTCAGAATCCGTATGGCTCACTTGA